The DNA region CACCCGCACCAAAAGAAAACCCCCATTCGGCAGCGCGCCGAATGGGGGTTTTGTTTTCCGATGCCGCCGCCTCGCGGCGGTGGCTATCGAAAGTACTGCTTAGATGCTGCTGTCGTCGCCGGTGGCCGGGGCTTCCGGTTGTTGAGCGTCCACGTCGTGCTCGGTGTCCACGGTAACCGGGGCGTCCTCGAACGGGTTGGCCATCTGGCGGGCGGCTTCGCGTTCGGCCGCTTCCATGGCTTCCTTGTCCTTGCGGGCAATGTGATAAGCCAGGCCGGTGCCCGCGGGGATCAGACGACCCACGATGACGTTTTCCTTCAGGCCACGCAGGTCGTCGCGCTTGCCCATGATGGCCGCTTCGGTCAGCACCCGCGTCGTTTCCTGGAAGGAAGCGGCGGAGATGAACGAATCGGTGGACAGCGACGCCTTCGTGATGCCCAGCAGCACGTTGTCGTAGGTAGCGCCACGCTTGCCTTCGGCTTCGACGCGATCGTTCTCGTTCAGCAGTTCCGAACGCTCGACCTGCTCGCCGGTGATGAACTCGGTATCGCCGGCGTCGACGATGTTCACGCGACGCAGCATCTGGCGAACGATCACCTCGATGTGCTTGTCGTTGATCTTCACGCCTTGCAGACGATACACGTCCTGCACCTCGTCGACGATGTAGGTCGCCAGCTTCTCGATACCCTGCAGGCGCAGGATGTCGTGCGGGTCGGCCGGACCGTCGACGATCATTTCGCCCTTGTTCACCACCTGGCCGTCGTGCACCAGAACCTGCTTTTCCTTCGGAATCAGGAACTCGTGGCTGACGCCTTCCAGGTCGGTGATGACCAGGCGCTGCTTGCCCTTGGTGTCCTTGCCGAACGAGACCGTGCCGGTGACGTCGGCAAGCATGCCGGCATCCTTGGGCGAACGGGCTTCGAACAGCTCGGCCACGCGCGGCAGACCGCCGGTAATGTCGCGGGTCTTTTGCGATTCCTGCGGAATACGCGCCAGCACTTCACCCACGGACACCTGCTGCGCGTCGCGCACGGTAATCAGCGCGCCGACCGGGAACGAGATGTTCACCGAGTGATCGGTGCCGGCGATCTTGACCTCTTCGCCGTTCTCGTTGACCAGCTTGATCTGCGGACGCATGACGATCTTGCCGCCGCGCGTCTTCGGCGTGATGACGACCAGGGTCGACAGGCCGGTGACTTCGTCCACCTGCTTGGCGACGGTAACGCCTTCCTCGATGTTCTCGAAGCGCACCTGGCCGGCGTACTCCGACACGATCGGACGGGTCAGCGGATCCCAGGTCGCCAGGCGGGCGCCGGCCTTGACCGCTTCGCCGTCGCCGGCGAGCACGGTCGCGCCGTACGGGATCTTGTGGCGTTCGCGCTCGCGGCCGTTGTCGTCATGGATGACGATTTCACCGGAACGCGAAATCGCGATGCGCTCGCCCTTGGCGTTGGTCACGTAACGCATGGTGCTGGCGAAGGCCACCGTACCGGTCGACTTCGTTTCCACCGCGCTGGCCAGGGCCGAACGCGACGCCGCGCCACCGATGTGGAACGTACGCATCGTCAACTGCGTGCCCGGTTCGCCGATGGACTGCGCGGCGATCACGCCGACGGCTTCGCCGACGTTGACGATGTAGCCACGGCCCAGGTCGCGGCCATAGCAGTGCGCGCACAGGCCATGGCGGGTTTCGCAAGTCAGCGGCGTGCGCACGCGGACTTCGTCCACGCCGATGCGGTCGATCAGGTCGACGGCATCTTCGTCCAGCAGCGAACCGGCCGCCAGGGCGGTTTCCTGCGTGTCCGGGTTGACGATGTCGGTCGCGGCGACGCGGCCCAGGATGCGGTCGCGCAGCGGTTCGATGACTTCGCCGCCTTCGACCAGCGCCTTCATCGCGTAGCCCTGCGTGGTGCCGCAGTCGTTCTCGATGATGACCAGGTCCTGCGTCACGTCGACCAGACGGCGGGTCAGGTAGCCCGAGTTCGCCGTCTTCAGCGCCGTATCGGCCAGGCCCTTACGCGCGCCGTGGGTCGAGATGAAGTACTGAAGCACGTTCAGGCCTTCACGGAAGTTCGCGGTGATCGGCGTTTCGATGATCGAGCCGTCAGGCTTGGCCATCAGGCCGCGCATGCCGGCCAACTGGCGGATCTGGGCGGCGGAACCGCGGGCGCCCGAGTCGGCCATCATGTAGATGGAGTTGAACGACTCCTGGCGCACTTCCTCGCCGTGGCGGTTGACCACGGGTTCGGTGGCCAGTTGCTCCATCATCGCCTTGCCGACCTTGTCGCCGGCCTTGCCCCAGATGTCCACCACGTTGTTGTAGCGTTCCTGGGACGTGACCAGACCCGACGAGTACTGCTTGTCGATTTCCTTCACTTCCTTGCTGGCCTCGGCCAGGATGGACTCCTTGGCCGACGGGATCAGCATGTCGCCCATGGCGATCGAGATGCCGCCGCGCGTGGCCAGGCGGAAGCCCGACTGCATCAGCTTGTCGGCAAAGATCACCGTGTCGCGCAGGCCGCAACGGCGGAACGACTGGTTGATCAGGCGCGAGATTTCCTTCTTCTTCAGCGCCTTGTTCAGCACCGTGAAGGGCAGGCCCTTGGGCAGGATCTCGGACAGCAGCGCGCGGCCGACCGTGGTTTCGTGGCGGCGCAGGACCGGCTGCCATTCGCCTTGTTCGTCGCGTTCGAATTCCTTCAGGCGCACGGTGATGCGCGTCTGCAGTTCGACTTCGCCGTTGTCGTAGGCGCGCTGCACTTCAGCGACGTCGGTGAAGAAAATGCCTTCGCCCTTGCCGTTGATGCGCTCGCGGGTCGTGTAGTACAGACCCAGCACGATATCCTGCGACGGCACGATCGACGGTTCGCCGCTGGCCGGGAACAGCACGTTGTTGGAGGCCAGCATCAGGGTGCGGGCTTCCAGTTGCGCTTCCAGCGACAGCGGCACGTGAACGGCCATCTGGTCGCCGTCGAAGTCGGCGTTGAACGCCGCGCAGACCAGCGGATGCAACTGGATCGCCTTGCCTTCGATCAGCACGGGTTCGAACGCCTGGATGCCCAGGCGGTGCAGCGTCGGCGCGCGGTTCAGCATGACCGGGTGCTCGCGGATCACCTCTTCGAGGATGTCCCACACCACCGGTTCCTGGCCTTCCACCAGCTTCTTCGCGGCCTTGATGGTCGTCGCCAGGCCCATCATTTCCAGGCGATTGAAAATGAAGGGCTTGAACAGCTCCAGCGCCATCAGCTTGGGCAGGCCGCACTGGTGCAGCTTGAGCTGCGGACCCACCACGATCACCGAACGGCCCGAGTAGTCGACGCGCTTGCCCAGCAGGTTCTGGCGGAAGCGGCCGCTCTTGCCCTTGATCATGTCGGCCAGCGACTTGAGCTGGCGCTTGTTGGCGCCCGTCATGGCCTTGCCGCGGCGGCCGTTGTCCAGCAGCGAATCGACCGCTTCCTGCAGCATGCGCTTTTCGTTGCGCAGGATGATTTCCGGCGCCTTCAGTTCGAGCAGGCGCTTCAGGCGGTTATTGCGGTTGATGACGCGGCGGTACAGGTCGTTCAGGTCGGAGGTCGCGAAGCGGCCGCCGTCCAGCGGCACCAGCGGACGCAGGTCCGGCGGCAGCACGGGCAGCACTTCCATGACCATCCATTCGGCCTTGATGCCGGACTTCTGGAAGCCTTCCAGCACCTTCAGGCGCTTGGAGATCTTCTTGATCTTCGCTTCCGAGCTGGTGGCCTTCAGTTCGCCGCGCAGCGTTTCCACTTCACGGTCGATGTCGATGGTGCGCAGCAGTTCGCGCACGGCCTCCGCGCCCATCAGGGCACGGAAGTCGTCGCCGTATTCCTCGGTCTTGGCCAGGAAATCGTCGTCCGACATGATCTGGCCGCGCTTGAGCGGCGTCATGCCGGGCTCGATCACGCACCAGGCTTCGAAGTACAGCACGCGCTCGATGTCGCGCAGCGTCATGTCGAGCACCATGCCCAGGCGCGACGGCAGGCTCTTCAGGAACCAGATGTGCGCGACCGGGCTGGCCAGCTCGATGTGGCCCATGCGTTCACGGCGAACCTTGGCGACGGTGACTTCCACGCCGCACTTTTCGCAGATCACGCCGCGATGCTTCAGGCGCTTGTACTTGCCGCACAGGCACTCGTAGTCCTTGATCGGACCGAAGATCTTCGAGCAGAACAGGCCGTCACGCTCGGGCTTGAACGTGCGGTAGTTGATGGTTTCGGGCTTGCGGACTTCGCCGTAGGACCACGAACGGATTTTCTCGGGCGAGGCGATGCCGATCTTGATGGCATCGAACTGCTCGTCTTGCGAGACTTGCTTGAATAGGTCGAGTAGCGCTTTCATTAGTTACGCTCCAAATCCATGTCCAGGGCCAACGAGCGGATTTCCTTGACCAGCACGTTGAACGATTCCGGCATGCCGGCGTCGATGACGTGGTCGCCCTTGACGATGTTTTCGTAAACCTTCGTACGACCGGTGATGTCGTCCGACTTGACCGTGAGCATTTCCTGCAGGGTGTAGGAAGCGCCGTAGGCTTCGAGCGCCCACACTTCCATTTCCCCGAAACGCTGGCCACCGAACTGCGCCTTGCCGCCCAGCGGCTGCTGGGTCACCAGGGAGTACGGGCCGGTCGAACGGGCGTGCATCTTGTCGTCGACCAGGTGGTGCAGCTTCAGGTAGTGCATGTAGCCCACGGTGACCGGACGCTCGAATTTCTCGCCGGTGCGGCCGTCGAACAACCAGGCCTGGGTACGCGAGTCGGTAAGCTGCATGCGCTTGGCGACGTCGTCCGGGTAGGCCAGTTCCAGCATCTTGGTGATTTCCTCTTCGGTCGCGCCGTCGAACACGGGCGTGGCGAAGGGAACGCCATTCTTCAGGTTGTTGGCCATTTCGACGACTTCGTCATCGGTCAGCTCGTCGATGCGCGCGCCGGAGCCGGTCGTGTTGTAGACCTTCTCCAGGTAGGCGCGCAGCGACTTCGCCTGCGCCGTGCGCTCGTCGCGCAGCAGGTCGGCGATGCGATGGCCCACGCCCTTGGCGGCCCAGCCCAGGTGCACTTCCAGCACCTGGCCGACGTTCATCCGCGACGGCACGCCCAGCGGGTTCAGCACGATGTCGGCGGGGGTGCCGTCGGCCATGTGCGGCATGTCTTCCACCGGGGTGATGCGCGAGACCACGCCCTTGTTGCCGTGACGGCCGGCCATCTTGTCGCCGGGCTGCAGGCGGCGCTTGACGGCAAGGTAGACCTTGATCATCTTGAGCACGCCCGGGGGCAGCTCGTCGCCCTGCGTCAGCTTCTTGCGCTTTTCCTCGAAGGCCAGGTCGAACTGGTGGCGCTTCTGTTCGAGCGATTCCTTGGCCTGTTCCAGCACGACGGCGTGCTGTTCATCGGCCAGGCGAATGTCGAACCACTGCCAGCGGTCCAGGTCGGCCAGGTAGGCCTTGGTGACGGTTGCGCCCTTGGCCAGCTTGCGCGGGCCGCCGTTGACGGTCTTGTTCACCAGCATCTTTTCGAGACGGTCGAACTGGTCGTTCTCGACGATGCGCAACTGGTCGTTCAGGTCCTGGCGATAGCGGCGCAGTTCATCGTCGATGATGGACTGGGCGCGCTTGTCGCGCACGATGCCTTCGCGCGTGAAGACCTGGACGTCGATCACCGTGCCGGTCATGCCCGAGGGCACGCGCAGCGAGGTGTCCTTCACGTCCGACGCCTTTTCGCCGAAGATCGCGCGCAGCAGCTTTTCTTCCGGCGTCAGTTGGGTCTCGCCCTTGGGCGTGACCTTGCCGACCAGCACGTCGTCGGCGCTGACTTCGGCGCCGATGTAGGTGATGCCGGATTCATCCAGGCGATTCAACTGGGTTTCGGCCAGGTTGCTGATGTCGCGCGTGATTTCTTCCGGTCCGAGCTTGGTGTCGCGGGCGACCACGGTCAGCTCCTCGATGTGGATCGAGGTATAGCGATCGTCGGCCACGACCTTTTCGGAGATCAGGATCGAGTCTTCGAAGTTGTAGCCGTTCCAGGGCATGAACGCGATCAGCATGTTCTGGCCCAGGGCGAGTTCGCCCAGGTCCGTCGACGCGCCGTCGGCCAGCACATCGCCCTTGGCGACCTTGTCGCCTCGGGCGACGATGGGACGCTGGTTGATGTTGGTGTTCTGGTTGGAACGGGTGTACTTGATGAGGTTGTAGATGTCCACGCCGACTTCGCCGGCGACGTTTTCGTCGTCGTTGACGCGGATCACCACGCGCTCGGCGTCGACGTGGTCGACCACGCCGCCGCGCAGCGCCTGCACGGTGGTGCCGGAGTCGACCGCCACGGTGCGCTCGATGCCGGTGCCGACGACGGGCTTCTCGGGACGCAGGCAAGGCACGGCCTGGCGCTGCATGTTGGCGCCCATCAACGCACGGTTCGCGTCATCGTGCTCCAGGAAGGGAATCAGCGAGGCCGCGACCGAAACGATCTGCGACGGCGCCACGTCCATGTAGTGCACGTTGGCCGGCGAGGTCAGCATGGTTTCGCCCGCTTCGCGGCAAGCCACCAGGTCGTCGATGAAACGGCCTTCGCTGTCGAGCGCGGCGTTGGCCTGCGCGATCACGTAGTGGCTTTCCTCGATGGCCGACAGATAGTCGATCTGGTCGCTGACGCGGCCGTCGATGATCTTGCGGTACGGAGTTTCCAGGAAGCCGTACTCGTTCAGGCGCGCATACAGCGCCATCGAGTTGATCAGGCCGATGTTCGGGCCTTCCGGCGTTTCGATCGGGCACACGCGGCCGTAGTGCGTGGGATGCACGTCGCGCACTTCGAAACCGGCGCGTTCGCGGGTCAGACCGCCCGGGCCCAGGGCCGAGACGCGGCGCTTGTGGGTGATTTCCGACAGCGGGTTGGTCTGGTCCATGAACTGGGACAACTGGCTCGAACCGAAGAACTCCTTGATGGCGGCCGAGATCGGCTTGGAGTTGATCAGGTCGTGCGGCATCAGGTTTTCCGTCTCGGCCTGGCCCAGACGTTCCTTGACGGCGCGCTCGACGCGCACGAGGCCGGCGCGGAACTGGTTCTCGGCCAGTTCGCCGACACAACGCACGCGGCGGTTGCCCAGGTGATCGATATCGTCGATCTGGCCACGGCCGTTACGCAGCTCGACCAGGACCTTGATCGTTTCGAGGATGTCCTCGTTGGTCAGGGTCATGGGGCCGGTGATGTCCTCGCCGCGACCCAGGCGGCTGTTGACCTTCATCCGGCCGACGCGCGACAGGTCGTAGGTTTCCTCGCTGTAGAACAGGCGCTGGAACAGGGCCTCGACGGCTTCCTCGGTGGGCGGCTCGCCGGGGCGCATCATGCGGTAGATGGCGACGCGGGCGGCCATCTGGTCGGCGGTTTCGTCGGTGCGCAGGGTCTGCGAGATGTACGGGCCGCGGTCCAGGTCGTTGGTGTACAGCGTCTGGAAATCGAGCACGTTGGCGGCGCGCAGGGCGCTCAGCACGCTTTCGGTGATCTCGTCGTTGGCGCGCGCCACCACTTCGCCGGTGTCGGGATCGACGATGTTCTTGGCCAGCACGCGGCCGTAGAGGAATTCCTCGGGCACGGAGATGCGCTGGATGCCGCCGGCAGCCAGGTCGCGCAGGTGCTTGGCGTTGATGCGCTTGTCTTTTTCGACGATGACCTTGCCGCTGCGATCGGAAATGTCGAAGCGGGCCATTTCGCCCTTCCAGCGCTCGGGCACGAATTCCATCATGCCGCCTTCGCTCTTCAACTCGAAATTATCGAAGTCGAAGAAGTGGGCCAGGATGGATTCCGGCGTCATGCCGATGGCCTTCAGCAGGATGGTGACGGGCATCTTGCGGCGGCGGTCGACACGGAAGAACAGCACGTCCTTCGGATCGAATTCGAAGTCCAGCCACGAACCGCGGTAGGGAATCACGCGCGCCGAGAACAGGAGCTTGCCGGAGCTGTGCGTCTTGCCGCGGTCGTGCTCGAAGAACACGCCCGGCGAACGGTGCAACTGCGAAACGATGACGCGCTCGGTGCCGTTGATGACGAAGGAGCCGGTGCCCGTCATGAGCGGAATTTCGCCCATGTAGACTTCCTGTTCCTTCACTTCCTTGACCGTGGGCTTGCTGACTTCGCGGTCGAGCAGCACCAGGCGCACCTTGGCGCGCAGCGGCGAGGCGTAGGTCAGGCCACGTTGTTGACATTCCTTGACATCGAACACCGGCTCGCCGAGCACGTAGCTGACGAACTCAAGACGCGCCATTCCGTTGTGGCTGACGATGGGGAATATCGACGAAAACGCCGCCTGTAAACCATCGTTGGCTCGCTGCGACGGGGCGGTTTCCGCCTGCAGAAAAGTTAGGTAGGATTGAAGCTGCGTTGCAAGCAGAAAGGGTACGTTCTGGACGTCTTCACGCTTGGCGAAGCTTTTGCGGATGCGCTTTTTTTCGGTGTACGAGTAAGGCATGAGCACTCCGACTCGAGGTTGCATGGGCCGTCAACCACGGCCCGGGGTGATACCACTGATATACGACTCCAGAAAACCCTTCTGAGCTTGCGGCCAAAGGGGTTTCCTGGAAACGCAAAAGCCCGGGGACGGCAAACTGCACTGTCCCCGGGCAAGTCAACGCAGGTCTTACTTGACTTCGACCTTGGCGCCGGCTTCTTCCAGCTTCTTCTTGGCGGCTTCGGCGTCAGCCTTGGCAACGCCTTCCTTGACGGGCTTCGGAGCGCCGTCAACCAGGTCCTTCGCTTCCTTCAGACCGAGACCGGTCAGTTCGCGAACGGCCTTGATGACGCTGACCTTGTTCGCGCCGGCTTCAGCCAGGACGACGGTGAACTCGGTCTGCTCTTCAGCGGCAGCGGCGGCGCCACCACCAGCGGCGGGGGCGGCAACGGCAACAGCGGCGGCAGCAGCCGACACGCCGAACTTCTCTTCCAGATCCTTGATCAGTTCCGACAGTTCGAGAACGGTCAGGCCAGCGATGGCGTCAAGGATTTCAGCTTTGTTAAGGGCCATTTTTAAGAACTCCAGATTTTGGTAATGCCAGGGTTTGGTTGTCGCTCGGTCGTACAGCGAATTCCGGGACTGCGGCGATTAAGCCGCGGCCTTTTCCTTTTGGTCGCGCACGGCAGCGAGGCCGCGGGCGAACTTGGTCGGAACTTCGTTGAGCGTACGTGCGAATTGCGCGATCGGGGCTTGCATGGTGCCCAGCAGCTTCGCCAACAACTCTTCGCGGGACGGCAGCGAGGCAAGCGCCTGCACACCGTTTTGGGTCAAGAGGCTGCCCGGCAGGGAGCCGCCCTTGATAACCAGCTTGTCGTTGGTTTTGGCGAACGTGGAGAGCACCTTGGCCGGCGCGACCGGATCAGCGCTGATACCATAGATCAGCGGACCGGAAAGTTGCTCGGCCAGCGGCTCGAAAGCCGTGCCAGCAACAGCGCGACGAGCCAGCGAGTTCTTCAGAACACGCAGGTACACGCCCGATTCACGCGCAGTCTTGCGCAGTACGGTGACAGAGGCGACGTCCAGACCACGGTACTCGGCGATGACAATCGATTGAGCCTTGGCGACTTGCGCCGAGACTTCCTCGATCACCACTGCTTTCTCTTGGCGATTGAGACTCACGGTTTGAACACTCCATCAAAAGACGCGTCGGGGATAATCCCTGGGCGTCAACCGAATGCGGCGACCTGGTCGAGTTCTTCAGGTAAAGAATTCTTCCATGGGACGCCGTCTACGCTGGATCCGAACCGGACAGGCTTCGGTATTAAGCAGAGATCGGAGCTTCCCTTCCCGTTGCCGGGAAACGAAGACCGCCGACATCCGCTCCAGCGGTCTTTGACAGCAACGTCCGGCCGGTTGACCGGACGCAGCCCAAAGTTCGTTTGCTAGTCAGCGGCCGCTCAGGCAGCGGGGGCGGACAGCGAGGCGATTTCGACGCGAGCACCGCCGCCCATCGTGGACGAGACGGCCAGCTTGCGCAGATACACGCCCTTGGCAGCAGCCGGACGCGCCTTTTGCAGGGCGTCGACCAGGGCGGCCAGGTTGGTTTGCAACTGTTCCACGCCGAAAGAGGCGCGGCCGATGGTGGCGTGAATGATGCCGGCCTTGTCGGTGCGGTACTGCACCTGACCTGCCTTGGCGTTCTTCACGGCGGTGGCGACGTCGGGGGTCACGGTGCCGACCTTGGGGTTCGGCATCAGACCGCGCGGGCCCAGGATCTGACCCAGGGCGCCGACGACACGCATCGTGTCGGGCGAGGCGATGACCACGTCGAAATCCATCTGGCCAGCCTTGATCTGCTCGGCCAGGTCTTCCAGGCCGACGATGTCGGCGCCGGCGGCCTTGGCGGCTTCGGCCTTGTCGCCTTGGGCGAACACGGCGACGCGCACGGACTTGCCGGTACCGGCCGGCAGGACCACGGAGCCACGGACCAGTTGGTCCGACTTCTTCGGGTCGATGCCGAGCTGCACGGCGACGTCGATGGATTCATCGAACTTGGCCGTGGCGGTTTCCTTGATCAGGTTCAGGGCGTCGGCGACCGGATACAGCTTGGTGCGGTCGATCTTTTCACGCAAGGCGGCGGCGCGCTTGGACAGTTTTGCCATGATCAGATGCCCTCCACGGTGATGCCCATGCTGCGGGCGCTGCCGGCGATCGTGCGAACGGCGGCTTCCAGGTCGCCGGCCGTCAGGTCCGGTTCCTTGGTCTTGGCGATTTCTTCAGCCTGGGCGCGCGTCAGCTTGCCGACCTTGTCGGTGTGGGGCGTGGGCGAACCCTTCTGCACGCCGGCGGCCTTCTTGATCAGAATGGTCGCGGGCGGCGTCTTCATCACGAAGGTGAAGCTCTTGTCCGCGAAAGCGGTGATCACCACCGGAATCGGCAGACCGGGCTCCATGCCCTGCGTCTTGGCGTTGAACGCCTTGCAGAATTCCATGATGTTCAGGCCGCGCTGACCCAGCGCCGGACCGATCGGGGGAGAGGGATTGGCCTTACCAGCCGGCACTTGCAGCTTGATAAAGCCGACGATCTTCTTCGCCATGCTTAGCTCCTTGCGGGTTCAAACGCCGTCCCGCACAAGCGGATGGCTCCCCGGGGTTGAAAGATCAGGTCTTTTCGACCTGACTGAAATCCAGTTCGACGGGCGTGGCGCGGCCGAAAATGGTCACGGACACACGCACCTTGCTCTTCTCGTAGTTGACTTCCTCGACATTGCCGTTGAAGTCAGCAAACGGACCTTCCTTGACGCGCACCATTTCACCCACTTCGAAGAGGATCTTGGGACGCGGTTTTTCCACACCCTCTTCCATCTGGGAGAGGATTTTTTCGACTTCCTTTTCGGAAATCGGCGACGGACGATTGCCCGAGCCACCCAGGAAGCCGGTGACGCGGTTGGTGTTCTTCACCAAATGCCAGGTCTCGTCGGTCAGATCCATTTCAACCAGCACGTAGCCGGGGAAGATCCGCCGTTCGGAGATGGACTTCTGTCCGCCGCGCATTTCGACCACTTCTTCGGACGGCACGAGAATGCGGCCGAAGGAAGTTTGCAATGACGCACGGTCGATGCGTTCGATCAGCGCCTTCTGGACGCTCTTTTCCATGCCGGAATACACATGGACGACATACCAACGCTTACTCATTCGCCGTCCCTTATTTCCAGCCCAACAACAGGCCGTAAATGATCCATTCGATGCCCTTGTCGAGCACCCACATGAAAATGCCCATGATGGCCACGAACGCGAAGACGATGCCCGTCATCTGCGTCGTTTCCTTGCGCGTGGGCCAGGACACCCGCTTTACTTCGTTATAGGACTCGCTGGCGAAGCTCAACGTGCGGCGGCCGGGTTCGCTGAACCAGGCAATGATGGCGGCCAGAACCAGGCCGCCGACGAAAACGCCGATGCGAGCCGGCATGGGCTGCTCGCTGAGCACCGAAAACCCGACGATTCCAGCAATGATGACGAGCACCGCCAAAGCCAGCTTGAGGCGATCGGCGGTACTAGTTACAGTTTCTACGCTGGTATTGGACATTTTTGCTAGACAAGTCCGCCGTAAACGCGCGACTTGCGATATTTTCCGGAAGTCCGCGGGGACGAAGACGGGACGGCGGAAGCCGGGCTCATGGTCGGAAAGAAAAACCATTGGCCAGCGCTGTGGTGGCAGGGGCAGTAGGAATCGAACCTACAACCTTCGGTTTTGGAGACCGACGCTCTGCCAATTGAGCTATACCCCTACAGCTTGGGCTATTTCCACTGTGCCCGCACAGCTTTCCGATCGCGTTTCCATCCGGCCTGGCTGACGTAGCGAATTTCTACTGCCCGGCTGGATTCCCGGATCGGACCCCGACCTTCAAAAATGAAGGATGGAACCTTGCGGAACCATCCATAGTACTACCTTTTCTATTCCCGTGTAAAGGGAATCTTGCGGACAAAAGCAAAGGGGGCATCTGCCCCCTCCGCTATTGTCGCTTTTTTGCTTACTTGACGATGGAAGCGACGACGCCGGCGCCGACGGTACGGCCGCCTTCGCGAATGGCGAAGCGCAGGCCTTCTTCCATGGCGATCGGGGCCAGCAGGCGCACGGTCATCGACACGTTGTCACCCGGCAGAACCATTTCCTTGTCCTTCGGCAGCTCGATCGTGCCCGTCACGTCCGTCGTACGGAAGTAGAACTGGGGACGATAGCCGTTGAAGAACGGGGTGTGGCGGCCGCCTTCTTCCTTCGACAGAATGTACACCTCGGCCGTGAAGTCCGTGTGCGGGTTGATCGAACCCGGCTTGGCCAGCACCTGGCCACGCTCGACGTCTTCACGCTTGGTGCCGCGCAGCAGGATACCGACGTTGTCGCCCGCTTGACCTTGGTCCAGCAGCTTGCGGAACATTTCCACGCCCGTGCAGGTCGTCTTCACCGTCGGCTTGATGCCGACGATTTCGATTTCCTCGCCGACCTTCACGATGCCGCGCTCGATACGGCCGGTCACCACCGTGCCGCGGCCCGAGATCGAGAACACGTCTTCGACCGGCATCAGGAACGTGCCGTCGATGGCACGCTCAGGCGTCGGGATGTAGCTGTCCAGCGCGTCGGCCAGCGCCAGGATCGCCTGCTCGCCCAGCTCGCCCTTGTCGCCTTCGAGCGCCAGCTTGGCCGAACCCTTCACGATCGGCGTGTCGTCGCCCGGGAAGTCGTACTTGCTCAGCAGCTCGCGGACTTCCATTTCCACCAGTTCCAGCAGCTCGGCGTCGTCCACCATGTCCGCCTTGTTCAGGAACACGATGATGTACGGCACGCCCACCTGGCGGCTCAGCAGGATGTGTTCGCGCGTCTGCGGCATCGGGCCGTCGGCGGCCGACACCACCAGGATCGCGCCGTCCATCTGCGCCGCGCCCGTGATCATGTTCTTCACATAGTCAGCGTGGCCCGGGCAGTCAACGTGCGCGTAGTGGCGCGTCGCCGTTTCGTATTCCACGTGCGCCGTGTTGATCGTGATGCCGCGCGCCTTCTCTTCGGGCGCCGCGTCGATCTGGTCGTAGCCCTTGGCTTCGCCGCCGAACTTCGTCGACAGAACCGTCGTGATCGCCGCCGTCAGCGTCGTCTTGCCGTGGTC from Bordetella genomosp. 10 includes:
- the rpoB gene encoding DNA-directed RNA polymerase subunit beta gives rise to the protein MPYSYTEKKRIRKSFAKREDVQNVPFLLATQLQSYLTFLQAETAPSQRANDGLQAAFSSIFPIVSHNGMARLEFVSYVLGEPVFDVKECQQRGLTYASPLRAKVRLVLLDREVSKPTVKEVKEQEVYMGEIPLMTGTGSFVINGTERVIVSQLHRSPGVFFEHDRGKTHSSGKLLFSARVIPYRGSWLDFEFDPKDVLFFRVDRRRKMPVTILLKAIGMTPESILAHFFDFDNFELKSEGGMMEFVPERWKGEMARFDISDRSGKVIVEKDKRINAKHLRDLAAGGIQRISVPEEFLYGRVLAKNIVDPDTGEVVARANDEITESVLSALRAANVLDFQTLYTNDLDRGPYISQTLRTDETADQMAARVAIYRMMRPGEPPTEEAVEALFQRLFYSEETYDLSRVGRMKVNSRLGRGEDITGPMTLTNEDILETIKVLVELRNGRGQIDDIDHLGNRRVRCVGELAENQFRAGLVRVERAVKERLGQAETENLMPHDLINSKPISAAIKEFFGSSQLSQFMDQTNPLSEITHKRRVSALGPGGLTRERAGFEVRDVHPTHYGRVCPIETPEGPNIGLINSMALYARLNEYGFLETPYRKIIDGRVSDQIDYLSAIEESHYVIAQANAALDSEGRFIDDLVACREAGETMLTSPANVHYMDVAPSQIVSVAASLIPFLEHDDANRALMGANMQRQAVPCLRPEKPVVGTGIERTVAVDSGTTVQALRGGVVDHVDAERVVIRVNDDENVAGEVGVDIYNLIKYTRSNQNTNINQRPIVARGDKVAKGDVLADGASTDLGELALGQNMLIAFMPWNGYNFEDSILISEKVVADDRYTSIHIEELTVVARDTKLGPEEITRDISNLAETQLNRLDESGITYIGAEVSADDVLVGKVTPKGETQLTPEEKLLRAIFGEKASDVKDTSLRVPSGMTGTVIDVQVFTREGIVRDKRAQSIIDDELRRYRQDLNDQLRIVENDQFDRLEKMLVNKTVNGGPRKLAKGATVTKAYLADLDRWQWFDIRLADEQHAVVLEQAKESLEQKRHQFDLAFEEKRKKLTQGDELPPGVLKMIKVYLAVKRRLQPGDKMAGRHGNKGVVSRITPVEDMPHMADGTPADIVLNPLGVPSRMNVGQVLEVHLGWAAKGVGHRIADLLRDERTAQAKSLRAYLEKVYNTTGSGARIDELTDDEVVEMANNLKNGVPFATPVFDGATEEEITKMLELAYPDDVAKRMQLTDSRTQAWLFDGRTGEKFERPVTVGYMHYLKLHHLVDDKMHARSTGPYSLVTQQPLGGKAQFGGQRFGEMEVWALEAYGASYTLQEMLTVKSDDITGRTKVYENIVKGDHVIDAGMPESFNVLVKEIRSLALDMDLERN
- the rplL gene encoding 50S ribosomal protein L7/L12 translates to MALNKAEILDAIAGLTVLELSELIKDLEEKFGVSAAAAAVAVAAPAAGGGAAAAAEEQTEFTVVLAEAGANKVSVIKAVRELTGLGLKEAKDLVDGAPKPVKEGVAKADAEAAKKKLEEAGAKVEVK
- the rplJ gene encoding 50S ribosomal protein L10; the protein is MSLNRQEKAVVIEEVSAQVAKAQSIVIAEYRGLDVASVTVLRKTARESGVYLRVLKNSLARRAVAGTAFEPLAEQLSGPLIYGISADPVAPAKVLSTFAKTNDKLVIKGGSLPGSLLTQNGVQALASLPSREELLAKLLGTMQAPIAQFARTLNEVPTKFARGLAAVRDQKEKAAA
- the rplA gene encoding 50S ribosomal protein L1, encoding MAKLSKRAAALREKIDRTKLYPVADALNLIKETATAKFDESIDVAVQLGIDPKKSDQLVRGSVVLPAGTGKSVRVAVFAQGDKAEAAKAAGADIVGLEDLAEQIKAGQMDFDVVIASPDTMRVVGALGQILGPRGLMPNPKVGTVTPDVATAVKNAKAGQVQYRTDKAGIIHATIGRASFGVEQLQTNLAALVDALQKARPAAAKGVYLRKLAVSSTMGGGARVEIASLSAPAA
- the rplK gene encoding 50S ribosomal protein L11, coding for MAKKIVGFIKLQVPAGKANPSPPIGPALGQRGLNIMEFCKAFNAKTQGMEPGLPIPVVITAFADKSFTFVMKTPPATILIKKAAGVQKGSPTPHTDKVGKLTRAQAEEIAKTKEPDLTAGDLEAAVRTIAGSARSMGITVEGI